The Watersipora subatra chromosome 1, tzWatSuba1.1, whole genome shotgun sequence genome has a window encoding:
- the LOC137410553 gene encoding tetratricopeptide repeat protein 33-like, which produces MASTSFGWKVKQRKILNKSKLNPEAFSEAAQVEEGSVDEDNVDWLHSVPVKKQKLLLEDCELKAKRLKNEGVALAESERYWEAINKWDACLQLVDGDETVLEMKAQALMALNELYPAVSTAKLVVTINPRWWIGWQTNGRALLNIGEVHAAIASFQKAVHINPANKSLWEDDLSWAVTLLDDLKNKAKTMTGEELQFHVRECMRIGLT; this is translated from the exons ATGGCAAGCACTTCATTCGGCTGGAAGGTAAAACAGAGAAAGATACTAAACAAGTCAAAGTTAAACCCCGAAGCATTTTCTGAGGCAGCGCAGGTCGAAGAGGGTTCTGTTGATGAGGATAATGTTGATTGGTTACATAGCGTTCCGGTTAAGAAACAGAAGCTATTGTTGGAGGATTGCGAGCTGAAGGCAAAGCGCTTAAAGAATGAAGGGGTTGCTTTAGCCGAAAGTGAAAG GTATTGGGAAGCAATTAACAAATGGGATGCTTGCCTTCAGTTGGTAGATggtgatgaaactgtgctagaGATGAAAGCGCAGGCTTTGATGGCGCTAAACGAACTTTATCCTGCTGTGAGTACAGCAAAGCTTGTTGTAACTATCAATCCTCGATGGTGGATCGGTTGGCAGACAAATGGCAGAGCGCTGCTTAACATCGGTGAGGTACACGCAGCCATAGCGAGCTTCCAAAAGGCTGTTCACATAAACCCTGCTAACAAGAGCTTGTGGGAAGATGACCTGTCATGGGCTGTCACGCTGTTAGATGATCTTAAAAATAAGGCCAAGACTATGACAGGGGAAGAGCTTCAGTTTCATGTTAGAGAATGTATGAGAATTGGACTCACTTAA
- the LOC137407696 gene encoding uncharacterized protein has protein sequence MKAIIYILGYSILIIAGDDCRFPAHWHGLWRYQDYTSVKTLEITSDSINTTGKCVRSEGISKYLLSKPGFIRLGQPTTCYTCMIFTPRHVNVIQYKEGQICDNFENPVDMDTLCNQRGVGANERLKTLVRANATPFSCPINLFAYSISFTYATYDGFCEEDALRDSKMYQCASESKVKMVFSNCPKPTNGPEDGNYEFVCLATWISGGDWLYAKLGTDDYRCMYYDPTSKAFSISMNADCVGLSIPQSSPISISWLEGTQLYKPAPTCRYPSWFTSKEWLDLKGTYIYRFDQSAFQIVVDTRSTSETNHRFTCHQKDSSNRYIAEVIDDCDHGYQCITLQPITDSVARISIGLLSSTPATACSDKNTRPSVSDTMLVRDNGASPEACPVTGRYSLRTTEPRCAAVAEVPCNFRSMITLSTCRNTNQTFSCSASWSDGGVERLILSDNRPPYGSNCYRYENNGNEKIFTIDESCNYHSPPISPAIQDAQIKLFNRNRGCASEAGYAGVYNEESTNMAQTSTGCLLGVSHGLILLSSFLPVFLQKSCHSQLQYTLEKLANYL, from the exons ATGaaagcaattatttatattctGGGATACAGCATACTTATAA TCGCTGGAGATGATTGTCGGTTCCCAGCCCACTGGCACGGTCTCTGGCGATATCAGGATTACACATCTGTCAAAACGCTTGAGATTACCAGTGATAGTATAAACACTACCGGCAAATGTGTAAGATCCGAAGGTATCTCAAAATACCTCCTCAGTAAACCAGG GTTTATTCGTTTGGGACAACCAACAACCTGCTACACATGTATGATATTTACCCCGAGACATGTTAATGTTATCCAATACAAAGAAG GGCAAATCTGTGATAATTTTGAAAACCCAGTTGACATGGATACTCTGTGTAACCAGCGTGGGGTCGGCGCAAACGAAAGGCTAAAAACCTTAGTCCGAG ctaATGCGACACCATTCAGCTGTCCGATCAATCTCTTTGCATATTCTATAAGTTTCACATACGCTACATACGATGGCTTCTGTGAAGAAGATGCACTTCGAGACTCCAAGATGTACCAGTGCGCGTCTGAGAGCAAGGTGAAGATGGTTTTCAGCAACTGTCCCAAACCTACAAATGGACCTGAGG ATGGAAATTACGAATTTGTATGTCTGGCAACCTGGATAAGTGGAGGCGACTGGCTCTATGCAAAACTGGGTACAGATGACTACAGATGCATG TATTACGATCCAACCTCAAAAGCTTTCTCAATCTCTATGAACGCGGATTGCGTTGGACTCTCAATTCCTCAATCATCCCCTATCAGCATTTCATGGCTCGAAG GTACGCAGTTATACAAACCTGCACCAACCTGTCGCTACCCTTCCTGGTTTACCAGCAAAGAATGGCTCGATCTGAAAGGAACTTATATTTACCGATTCGATCAGTCGGCCTTCCAAATTGTGGTGGATACGCGATCGACGAGCGAAACCAACCACAGGTTCACTTGCCACCAAAAAGACAGTAGTAACCGATATATAGCTGAAGTAATCGATGACTG TGACCATGGGTACCAATGCATCACCTTGCAACCAATCACAGATAGTGTGGCACGGATAAGCATAG GGCTGCTGTCTTCAACTCCAGCCACGGCTTGTTCTGACAAAAACACACGACCATCGGTGTCTGATACCATGCTAGTGAGAGACAACGGCGCTAGCCCTGAGGCGTGTCCAGTAACGGGACGGTACTCCCTTCGCACAACAGAGCCTCGCTGTGCGGCCGTTGCAGAAGTACCTTGCAATTTTCGTTCTATGATCACACTCAGCACCTGTAGGAATACGA ATCAGACATTTTCATGCTCAGCTAGCTGGAGCGATGGTGGTGTCGAGAGGCTCATCCTTTCTGACAATCGGCCCCCATATGGGAGCAACTGCTAT AGATATGAAAACAACGggaatgaaaaaatatttacaatagaTGAAAGTTGCAACTATCATTCCCCACCGATATCTCCGGCCATTCAAGACGCACAGATCAAATTATTTAACCGCAACA GAGGATGTGCTAGTGAGGCTGGCTACGCAGGTGTATACAATGAAGAAAGTACCAACATGGCCCAGACATCGACTGGCTGTCTATTAGGTGTGTCTCATGGACTTATACTTCTTTCTAGTTTCTTGCCTGTATTTTTACAGAAGTCCTGCCATTCTCAACTACAGTATACACTAGAGAAACTCGCAAATTAtttataa